One Sanguibacter sp. HDW7 DNA window includes the following coding sequences:
- a CDS encoding cytochrome c biogenesis protein ResB, translating to MNAYRPEGIDDAFTEDGAAPQRTSKGSGELPALGVVGWIRWGWRQLTSMRVALLLLMLLAVAAVPGSTIPQRPQDPSKVVEFFDKNPDVAPWLDKLQMFDVYGSVWFSAIYLLLFVSLVGCILPRAKVHWVALRARPPRTPRRLGRYPAQGARTYAAEYTPDQVAEAAAAHLRGRGPLPRFRVERGTETSPGVRAPEGEPGPVHVVAAERGYLRETGNILFHLALVGLLISVGLGQAFQYRGQAIVVQGRGFANSVSAYDTFAKGPWFREESLPPFTMVLDEFTSTFTDDPVPVAKDFTAFVSVTDPAGTRPETVKVNHPLKIEGAKVYLQGNGYAPRLTVKDADGNVTFAGTVPFIPEDQVYTSRGVVKVPDVVTGEQIGLVGYLLPTAQLTAQGVRSLHPGLLNPVVVLTVWTGDLGLDDGVPQNVYELETKDMTQARTSDGEPVTLMLTPGQTLDLPDGLGTLTLEDIPRFVALDLRHDPALTWIAIFAFSAIGGLMLSLFTPRRRVWLRVSTRSDADGTARTVVETAGLARTDDAGLQPEVDALLAYLDAHDPAPDTRPTTDDPGDTP from the coding sequence GTGAACGCGTACCGCCCCGAGGGCATCGACGACGCGTTCACCGAGGACGGCGCCGCGCCGCAGCGCACGTCGAAGGGCTCGGGCGAGCTGCCCGCGCTCGGCGTCGTCGGCTGGATCCGCTGGGGCTGGCGCCAGCTGACGAGCATGCGGGTTGCGCTCCTGCTCCTCATGCTCCTCGCGGTCGCGGCCGTGCCCGGCTCGACCATCCCGCAGCGCCCGCAGGACCCGTCGAAGGTCGTGGAGTTCTTCGACAAGAACCCGGACGTCGCACCGTGGCTCGACAAGCTGCAGATGTTCGACGTCTACGGCTCGGTGTGGTTCTCGGCGATCTACCTGCTGCTCTTCGTCTCGCTCGTCGGTTGCATCCTGCCGCGCGCGAAGGTCCACTGGGTCGCGCTGCGCGCGCGCCCGCCCCGCACCCCGCGCCGCCTGGGGCGCTACCCAGCGCAGGGGGCGCGCACGTACGCGGCCGAGTACACGCCGGACCAGGTCGCCGAGGCCGCCGCCGCGCACCTGCGGGGCCGCGGCCCGCTGCCGCGCTTCCGCGTCGAGCGCGGCACCGAGACGAGCCCCGGCGTGCGCGCTCCCGAGGGCGAGCCCGGGCCCGTCCACGTCGTCGCCGCCGAGCGCGGCTACCTGCGCGAGACCGGCAACATCCTCTTCCACCTCGCCCTCGTCGGTCTGCTCATCTCGGTGGGGCTCGGGCAGGCGTTCCAGTACCGGGGCCAGGCGATCGTCGTCCAGGGCCGCGGCTTCGCGAACTCCGTGAGCGCGTACGACACCTTCGCGAAGGGCCCGTGGTTCCGCGAGGAGAGCCTGCCGCCGTTCACGATGGTGCTCGACGAGTTCACGTCGACGTTCACGGACGACCCCGTGCCCGTCGCGAAGGACTTCACGGCGTTCGTCTCCGTGACGGACCCGGCCGGCACGCGCCCCGAGACGGTGAAGGTCAACCACCCGCTGAAGATCGAGGGCGCCAAGGTCTACCTCCAGGGCAACGGCTACGCGCCGCGCCTCACGGTCAAGGACGCCGACGGCAACGTGACGTTCGCGGGCACGGTGCCGTTCATCCCCGAGGACCAGGTGTACACGTCGCGCGGCGTCGTCAAGGTGCCCGACGTCGTCACGGGCGAGCAGATCGGCCTCGTCGGCTACCTCCTGCCGACCGCCCAGCTCACGGCTCAGGGCGTCCGGTCGCTGCACCCGGGCCTGCTCAACCCCGTCGTCGTCCTCACCGTGTGGACGGGCGACCTGGGTCTCGACGACGGCGTGCCGCAGAACGTCTACGAGCTCGAGACGAAGGACATGACGCAGGCGCGAACGTCCGACGGCGAGCCCGTGACGCTCATGCTCACGCCGGGGCAGACGCTCGACCTGCCTGACGGCCTCGGCACGCTCACGCTCGAGGACATCCCGCGCTTCGTGGCCCTCGACCTGCGCCACGACCCGGCGCTCACGTGGATCGCGATCTTCGCGTTCTCTGCGATCGGCGGGCTCATGCTGTCGCTCTTCACGCCGCGCCGCCGCGTGTGGCTGCGCGTGAGCACCCGTTCCGACGCGGACGGCACCGCGCGTACAGTGGTCGAGACCGCAGGCCTGGCGCGCACGGACGATGCCGGCCTGCAACCCGAGGTAGACGCCCTGCTCGCGTACCTCGATGCCCATGATCCTGCGCCGGATACCCGTCCGACGACCGACGACCCTGGAGACACCCCATGA
- the ccsB gene encoding c-type cytochrome biogenesis protein CcsB, with product MTTVGEMSDLLAWGTASAYAIAFVAFAIDLSGRLGVRSVAREEVAVGAATATPTSGASTVATDVVDPAVRDTTSAGAVSEATARRAASLTSPWKAWSVSKPLGIAMSVAWMGLALHLAAIVTRGVAAGRAPWANLYEFVLVGAFFAMGVFLVVQRRWDIRFLGVIVSGLVTLAIVVALNAFHVAAAGVQPALQSYWLVIHVGIAVFATGIFTVAFAASVTQLLRESRDEGSPMLASRMWSWLDQVPTAAQLELLSFRINAVGFVLWTFTLVSGSVWAEDAWGRYWGWDPKEVWSFVIWVVYAAYLHARTTRGWSGRRAAWFVVVGYLCVLFNFTGVNILFSGKHSYSGV from the coding sequence ATGACCACCGTCGGTGAGATGAGCGACCTCCTCGCCTGGGGGACCGCGAGCGCCTATGCCATCGCGTTCGTCGCCTTCGCGATCGACCTCTCCGGACGCCTCGGCGTCCGCTCCGTCGCCCGTGAGGAGGTCGCGGTCGGCGCTGCAACCGCGACGCCGACGTCCGGGGCGTCGACCGTCGCCACGGACGTCGTCGACCCTGCGGTCCGTGACACGACGAGCGCCGGCGCGGTCTCCGAGGCCACGGCCCGGCGCGCCGCGTCCCTCACCTCCCCGTGGAAGGCGTGGAGCGTCTCGAAGCCGCTCGGCATCGCGATGTCGGTCGCGTGGATGGGCCTCGCGCTGCACCTCGCCGCCATCGTCACGCGCGGCGTCGCCGCCGGGCGCGCGCCGTGGGCGAACCTCTACGAGTTCGTGCTCGTGGGCGCGTTCTTCGCGATGGGAGTGTTCCTCGTCGTGCAGCGGCGCTGGGACATCCGCTTCCTCGGCGTCATCGTCTCGGGGCTCGTGACGCTCGCGATCGTCGTCGCGCTCAACGCGTTCCACGTCGCGGCCGCCGGCGTGCAGCCCGCGCTGCAGTCGTACTGGCTCGTCATCCACGTGGGCATCGCGGTGTTCGCGACGGGCATCTTCACGGTCGCGTTCGCGGCGTCGGTCACGCAGCTGCTGCGGGAGTCGCGCGACGAGGGTTCGCCGATGCTCGCGTCGCGCATGTGGTCGTGGCTCGACCAGGTGCCGACGGCTGCGCAGCTCGAGCTGCTGAGCTTCCGCATCAACGCGGTCGGCTTCGTCCTGTGGACGTTCACGCTCGTCTCGGGCTCCGTGTGGGCAGAGGACGCGTGGGGCCGCTACTGGGGCTGGGACCCCAAGGAGGTCTGGTCGTTCGTCATCTGGGTCGTCTACGCGGCGTACCTGCACGCGCGGACGACGCGCGGCTGGTCCGGGCGTCGGGCGGCGTGGTTCGTCGTCGTCGGCTACCTGTGCGTCCTGTTCAACTTCACGGGCGTCAACATCCTCTTCAGCGGCAAGCACTCCTACTCGGGCGTCTGA
- a CDS encoding AIM24 family protein, producing MTLYGALFQQFAENTSQDQFSLQGSKMLKINMGFGPVWSRSGAMVAYQGDVRFEKKSQGAARFLKSAVTGEGLDLMKCSGAGQLFLADSASNVQIIYLENDMISINGASVLAISDSIQWDIKMIKPGAGMAAGGLSNVVCQGTGYVAVTTAGEPVALNVAEAPTFGDPQAVVLWTSGVQMNVKVDTGGLGSMLRGGSGETFQLAFGGQGVVVVQPSEGFHLG from the coding sequence ATGACGCTCTACGGAGCCCTGTTCCAGCAGTTCGCCGAGAACACCTCGCAGGACCAGTTCAGCCTGCAGGGCAGCAAGATGCTCAAGATCAACATGGGCTTCGGGCCCGTCTGGTCGCGGTCGGGCGCCATGGTCGCCTACCAGGGCGATGTGCGCTTCGAGAAGAAGAGCCAAGGTGCCGCCCGCTTCCTCAAGTCCGCCGTCACCGGCGAGGGCCTCGACCTCATGAAGTGCTCCGGCGCGGGCCAGCTCTTCCTCGCGGACAGCGCCTCGAACGTCCAGATCATCTACCTCGAGAACGACATGATCTCGATCAACGGCGCCAGCGTCCTCGCGATCTCCGACTCGATCCAGTGGGACATCAAGATGATCAAGCCCGGCGCCGGCATGGCCGCGGGCGGGCTCTCGAACGTCGTCTGCCAGGGCACGGGCTACGTCGCCGTGACGACGGCAGGCGAGCCCGTCGCGCTCAACGTCGCCGAGGCGCCGACGTTCGGCGACCCGCAGGCCGTCGTCCTGTGGACCTCGGGCGTGCAGATGAACGTCAAGGTCGACACGGGCGGCCTCGGTTCGATGCTCCGCGGCGGGTCCGGCGAGACGTTCCAGCTCGCGTTCGGCGGGCAGGGCGTCGTCGTCGTCCAGCCGAGCGAGGGCTTCCACCTCGGTTGA
- a CDS encoding PLD nuclease N-terminal domain-containing protein, whose product MRYVGFLLLVAVVVYTVTDIINAPDEDLHGLPRGIWIVLVVLIPVLGSVVWFAVSLNGRRSRGEALGGPRGGMRTAPGGAPAPGRQGPVAPDDDPEFLWRLEQERRRRAGEAGTDGTTPPTADDSPR is encoded by the coding sequence ATGCGCTACGTCGGGTTCCTGCTGCTCGTCGCCGTCGTCGTCTACACGGTCACGGACATCATCAACGCTCCCGACGAGGACCTCCACGGCCTGCCCCGCGGCATCTGGATCGTCCTCGTCGTCCTCATCCCCGTGCTCGGCTCCGTCGTGTGGTTCGCCGTGAGCCTCAACGGCCGCCGCAGCCGCGGCGAGGCCCTCGGCGGCCCCCGTGGCGGCATGCGCACCGCCCCCGGCGGCGCACCCGCACCCGGTCGCCAGGGACCCGTCGCGCCTGACGACGACCCCGAGTTCCTCTGGCGCCTCGAGCAGGAGCGTCGTCGTCGTGCCGGTGAGGCCGGGACCGACGGCACGACCCCGCCCACCGCGGACGACAGCCCGCGCTGA
- a CDS encoding DUF4229 domain-containing protein gives MPLVAYTLWRVLIFVVLMPLLWLVGARDVLWPLLAVVLTFLVSLLVLRPQRDRASLWLAERAEARKQKIADGTDDPDAQAEDAETDNL, from the coding sequence GTGCCTCTCGTCGCCTACACGCTGTGGCGTGTGCTCATCTTCGTCGTGCTCATGCCGCTGCTGTGGCTCGTCGGAGCTCGTGACGTCCTGTGGCCGCTGCTCGCCGTCGTGCTGACGTTCCTCGTCTCGCTGCTCGTGCTGCGCCCGCAGCGGGACCGCGCGTCGCTGTGGCTCGCTGAGCGCGCGGAGGCGCGCAAGCAGAAGATCGCCGACGGCACCGACGACCCGGACGCACAGGCCGAGGACGCCGAGACCGACAACCTCTGA
- a CDS encoding 1,4-dihydroxy-2-naphthoate polyprenyltransferase, producing the protein MATPAQWVAGARPRTLPAAAAPVLVGSGAAAHAGAFDGGRALLALGVALALQVGVNYANDYSDGIRGTDTDRVGPLRLTASLLAPAKHVKRAAFLAFGIGALLGLWLVALTGQWWLVAVGAACVAAGWFYTGGKKPYGYLGLGEIFVFVFFGLVATIGTTYTQVGHVTWPSVVGAVAIGLVACAILMVNNIRDIPTDVVAGKRTLAVRFGDRRARRAYVGMIAGSWLLALSLALASPWVLVVGLLGLPVVLLCLPVLAGARGKLLVPVLGGTGMYELALGALVALGLAL; encoded by the coding sequence ATGGCCACACCAGCGCAGTGGGTCGCCGGAGCGCGTCCCCGCACACTGCCCGCAGCCGCCGCCCCCGTCCTCGTCGGCTCGGGCGCCGCCGCCCACGCGGGCGCGTTCGACGGCGGTCGTGCGCTCCTCGCCCTCGGCGTCGCGCTCGCGCTCCAGGTGGGCGTCAACTACGCGAACGACTACTCCGACGGCATCCGCGGCACGGACACCGACCGGGTCGGCCCGCTGCGCCTCACGGCGTCGCTGCTCGCGCCCGCGAAGCACGTCAAGCGCGCTGCGTTCCTCGCGTTCGGCATCGGCGCTCTCCTCGGCCTGTGGCTCGTCGCGCTCACAGGGCAGTGGTGGCTCGTCGCGGTCGGCGCCGCGTGCGTCGCCGCCGGCTGGTTCTACACGGGCGGGAAGAAGCCGTACGGGTACCTCGGGCTCGGCGAGATCTTCGTCTTCGTGTTCTTCGGGCTCGTCGCGACGATCGGTACGACGTACACGCAGGTCGGCCACGTCACGTGGCCGTCCGTCGTCGGCGCCGTCGCGATCGGTCTCGTCGCGTGCGCGATCCTCATGGTCAACAACATCCGCGACATCCCCACCGACGTCGTCGCGGGCAAGCGCACCCTCGCGGTGCGGTTCGGCGACCGTCGTGCGCGGCGCGCGTACGTCGGGATGATCGCCGGGTCGTGGCTGCTCGCGCTCTCGCTCGCGCTCGCGTCGCCGTGGGTGCTCGTCGTCGGGCTGCTCGGGCTGCCCGTCGTGCTGCTGTGCCTGCCCGTGCTCGCGGGTGCGCGCGGCAAGCTGCTCGTGCCGGTCCTCGGCGGGACGGGCATGTACGAGCTCGCGCTCGGCGCGCTCGTGGCCCTGGGCCTGGCTCTGTAG
- a CDS encoding AMP-binding protein, translating to MHRPVIWPAVSGFSDHSLPDLLRAALDGSGPALLAQPVPPSDALAASATAPAGVPEDVALIVGTSGSTGLPRRVMLTAAALRASAAASAERLGGQGSWLLALPTTHVAGMQVVVRSVLAGTTPTLLEGPFRAAAFVEAVGRMPARTAAPGGGRFTSLVPTQLHRLLEPGPDAPAALEALRSFDAILVGGAALAPELAARAAAAGVRVVTTYGMSETCGGCVYDGIPLTGVRIRTSAEGHVLVSGRVLSIGYLDDDIADAQSYTTIHGGRWLRTRDLGTLELSEDTSFLTLTVHGRSDDVIVTGGEKVVAGAVEAALAGWRGLGEVAVVGVPDDEWGTAVVAVATLAPGAAAPTLDEVRAHVRATVAPPAAPRALEIVDAVPTLGIGKPDRDAVRDLVVGRRPGTVTPLPTQDLGDA from the coding sequence GTGCACCGTCCCGTCATCTGGCCTGCAGTCTCAGGATTCTCGGACCACTCGCTGCCCGACCTCCTGCGGGCGGCCCTCGACGGCTCGGGGCCTGCACTTCTCGCTCAGCCGGTGCCCCCCTCCGACGCTCTGGCGGCCTCGGCCACGGCCCCTGCGGGTGTTCCCGAGGACGTCGCGCTCATCGTCGGCACGTCCGGTTCGACGGGGCTGCCGCGGCGCGTCATGCTCACGGCTGCCGCCCTGCGTGCGTCGGCCGCGGCGAGCGCCGAGCGGCTCGGGGGGCAGGGTTCCTGGCTCCTCGCGCTGCCGACGACGCACGTCGCAGGCATGCAGGTCGTCGTGCGCTCGGTCCTCGCGGGGACGACGCCGACGCTCCTCGAGGGCCCGTTCCGTGCGGCGGCGTTCGTCGAGGCCGTCGGACGCATGCCGGCCCGCACGGCCGCGCCGGGCGGCGGGCGGTTCACGTCGCTCGTGCCGACGCAGCTCCACCGGCTCCTCGAGCCGGGGCCCGACGCCCCCGCGGCGCTCGAGGCCCTGCGGTCGTTCGACGCGATCCTCGTGGGCGGCGCCGCGCTCGCACCCGAGCTTGCGGCGCGCGCCGCCGCCGCGGGCGTCCGCGTCGTCACGACGTATGGCATGTCCGAGACGTGCGGCGGCTGCGTGTACGACGGGATCCCGCTCACGGGCGTGCGCATCCGCACGTCTGCCGAGGGGCACGTCCTCGTCTCCGGTCGCGTCCTGTCGATCGGCTACCTCGACGACGACATCGCTGACGCGCAGTCGTACACGACGATCCACGGCGGCCGCTGGCTGCGCACGCGAGACCTCGGCACGCTCGAGCTGTCCGAGGACACGTCGTTCCTCACCCTCACCGTCCACGGCCGCTCGGACGACGTCATCGTCACGGGCGGCGAGAAGGTCGTCGCGGGTGCCGTCGAGGCGGCGCTCGCCGGCTGGCGGGGGCTCGGCGAGGTCGCCGTCGTCGGGGTGCCCGACGACGAGTGGGGCACGGCCGTCGTCGCCGTCGCGACCCTCGCCCCCGGCGCGGCCGCACCGACGCTCGACGAGGTGCGCGCGCACGTCCGCGCGACCGTCGCCCCGCCCGCCGCTCCCCGCGCGCTCGAGATCGTCGACGCCGTGCCGACTCTCGGCATCGGCAAGCCCGACCGTGACGCGGTGCGCGACCTCGTCGTCGGGCGCCGGCCCGGCACCGTGACGCCGCTGCCGACGCAGGACCTCGGCGACGCCTGA
- a CDS encoding DUF3048 domain-containing protein, with protein sequence MNRRTTRGRGAVVALVGTLVATLGLAACSKDADPQPAPPTPTVTVDASVEPTKTDAPTPEGPIVYPLTGVAVDEVPNRPAIAVKVENTAAARPQSGLEDADIVWETIVEFEVSRFIAVYQSKTPETVGPVRSARPVDLRAISPLKPLFVFSGAQSKMLGRISRAEAVQAISNDAGAAGLSRSSARRAPHNVYADLVTIWKAADSTHSAAPAQQLQYAADAKDATATVDGKSTSSIAIALSSAARPGWAWDGEADVWLRSEGSAKAMGANGKQLRATNVVLIETEQRDSKMDAQGGAPVPDQAFRGKGKALVLTGGRSIVATWTKTDDSTPFELVGKDGEPILLAPGNTWIEMLNKGKSTYTVD encoded by the coding sequence GTGAACCGTAGGACCACGCGAGGGCGGGGTGCCGTCGTGGCCCTCGTCGGGACGCTCGTCGCGACGCTGGGGCTCGCCGCGTGCAGCAAGGACGCGGACCCGCAGCCTGCGCCGCCGACGCCGACCGTGACGGTCGATGCGTCCGTCGAGCCGACGAAGACCGACGCGCCGACCCCCGAGGGGCCGATCGTCTACCCCCTCACGGGCGTCGCGGTCGACGAGGTCCCCAATCGTCCTGCGATCGCTGTGAAGGTCGAGAACACGGCTGCGGCTCGCCCTCAGTCCGGGCTCGAGGACGCCGATATCGTCTGGGAGACGATCGTCGAGTTCGAGGTCTCGCGCTTCATCGCGGTCTACCAGTCGAAGACCCCCGAGACGGTCGGCCCGGTCCGTTCCGCGCGACCGGTCGACCTGCGTGCGATCTCCCCGCTCAAGCCGCTCTTCGTGTTCTCGGGCGCGCAGTCGAAGATGCTCGGCCGGATCAGCCGCGCCGAGGCTGTCCAGGCGATCTCCAATGACGCGGGCGCGGCGGGTCTCTCGCGCAGCTCGGCGCGTCGAGCCCCCCACAACGTCTACGCGGACCTCGTGACGATCTGGAAGGCCGCTGACTCCACCCACTCCGCCGCCCCTGCACAGCAGCTGCAGTACGCCGCTGACGCGAAGGACGCGACCGCGACCGTGGACGGCAAGTCGACGTCCTCGATCGCGATCGCGCTGTCGTCGGCCGCGCGGCCCGGCTGGGCGTGGGACGGCGAGGCCGACGTCTGGCTGCGGTCTGAAGGTTCGGCGAAGGCGATGGGCGCGAACGGCAAGCAGCTCCGCGCGACGAACGTCGTCCTCATCGAGACCGAGCAGCGTGACTCGAAGATGGACGCGCAGGGCGGCGCGCCCGTCCCCGACCAGGCGTTCAGGGGGAAGGGGAAGGCGCTGGTGCTCACGGGCGGCCGATCGATCGTCGCGACGTGGACGAAGACCGACGACTCCACGCCGTTCGAGCTCGTCGGCAAGGACGGCGAGCCGATCCTTCTCGCTCCCGGCAACACGTGGATCGAGATGCTCAACAAGGGCAAGAGCACGTACACGGTCGACTGA
- a CDS encoding aldo/keto reductase, protein MSIPTVTLHNGVEIPQLGLGVFQVPEDGTQALVEDALASGYRHIDTAAGYYNEEGVGAALAASGLPREDIFVTTKLRNGDQGFDKTLRAFESSRKALGVDVVDLYLIHWPVPSLDLYVETWRAFEKLYADGAVRAIGVSNFLPDHLDRLVAEAEILPVVNQVEVHPTLQQADVLANTLGHGIAVEAYSPLGRGKDLDDPAVAAIAARLGATPAQVILRWHLDAGRIVIPKSVTPERYRANLAAVELELTDADRAAIDALEEGNRLGAHPATAAFTQYRD, encoded by the coding sequence ATGAGCATCCCCACCGTCACCCTCCACAACGGCGTCGAGATCCCCCAGCTCGGGCTCGGCGTCTTCCAGGTCCCCGAGGACGGCACGCAGGCACTCGTCGAGGACGCCCTCGCGTCCGGCTACCGCCACATCGACACCGCGGCCGGCTACTACAACGAGGAGGGCGTCGGCGCCGCCCTCGCCGCGTCCGGCCTGCCGCGCGAGGACATCTTCGTCACGACGAAGCTCCGCAACGGCGACCAGGGCTTCGACAAGACCCTCAGGGCGTTCGAGAGCTCCCGCAAGGCCCTCGGCGTCGACGTCGTCGACCTCTACCTCATCCACTGGCCCGTGCCGAGCCTCGACCTCTACGTCGAGACGTGGCGCGCCTTCGAGAAGCTCTACGCGGACGGCGCCGTCCGCGCGATCGGCGTCTCGAACTTCCTCCCCGACCACCTCGACCGCCTCGTCGCCGAGGCCGAGATCCTGCCCGTCGTCAACCAGGTCGAGGTCCACCCGACGCTCCAGCAGGCCGACGTCCTCGCGAACACCCTCGGCCACGGCATCGCCGTCGAGGCCTACTCCCCGCTCGGCCGCGGCAAGGACCTCGACGACCCCGCCGTCGCCGCGATCGCCGCGCGACTCGGCGCGACTCCCGCCCAGGTCATCCTGCGCTGGCACCTCGACGCCGGCCGCATCGTCATCCCCAAGTCGGTGACGCCCGAGCGCTACCGCGCCAACCTCGCCGCCGTCGAGCTCGAGCTCACGGACGCCGACCGTGCCGCGATCGACGCCCTCGAGGAGGGCAACCGCCTCGGCGCCCACCCCGCGACGGCCGCCTTCACGCAGTACCGCGACTGA
- a CDS encoding 1,4-dihydroxy-2-naphthoyl-CoA synthase codes for MSEIPATVSETFDPQRWRTVAGFEDLVDMTYHRGVERTLGEDGSVTAERDLPVVRVAFDRPEVRNAFRPGTVDELYRILDHARLTSDVGTVLLAGNGPSPRDGGWAFCSGGDQRIRGRDGYRYAEGETADTVDPARAGRLHILEVQRLIRTMPKVVVAVVDGWAAGGGHSLHVVADLSIGCREHARFKQTDANVGSFDGGYGSAYLARQIGQKRAREIFFLAREYSAQDAYDWGALNEVAEHDDLEALALEYALTIARKSPQAIRMLKFAFNLADDGLMGQQVFAGEATRLAYMTDEAVEGRDAFLEHRDPDWSSYPYHV; via the coding sequence ATGAGCGAGATCCCCGCGACGGTGTCCGAGACCTTCGATCCCCAGAGGTGGCGGACCGTCGCCGGCTTCGAGGACCTCGTCGACATGACGTACCACCGCGGCGTCGAGCGGACGCTGGGCGAGGACGGCTCGGTGACCGCCGAGCGCGACCTGCCCGTCGTGCGCGTCGCGTTCGACCGGCCCGAGGTCCGCAACGCGTTCCGACCCGGCACCGTCGACGAGCTCTACCGGATCCTCGACCACGCCCGGCTCACCTCGGACGTCGGCACCGTCCTCCTCGCCGGCAACGGCCCCTCGCCGCGTGACGGCGGCTGGGCGTTCTGCTCGGGCGGCGACCAGCGCATCCGCGGCCGCGACGGCTACCGCTACGCGGAGGGCGAGACCGCGGACACCGTCGACCCCGCGCGTGCCGGGCGCCTCCACATCCTCGAGGTGCAGCGGCTCATCCGGACGATGCCCAAGGTCGTCGTCGCGGTCGTCGACGGCTGGGCCGCGGGCGGCGGGCACTCGCTCCACGTCGTGGCCGACCTCTCGATCGGCTGCCGCGAGCACGCACGCTTCAAGCAGACCGACGCGAACGTCGGCTCGTTCGACGGCGGCTACGGCTCCGCCTACCTCGCCCGCCAGATCGGCCAGAAGCGCGCCCGCGAGATCTTCTTCCTCGCCCGCGAGTACTCCGCGCAGGACGCGTACGACTGGGGCGCGCTCAACGAGGTTGCCGAGCACGACGACCTCGAGGCCCTGGCGCTCGAGTACGCGCTGACGATCGCGCGGAAGTCGCCGCAGGCGATCCGCATGCTGAAGTTCGCGTTCAACCTCGCCGACGACGGGCTCATGGGCCAGCAGGTCTTCGCGGGCGAGGCGACGCGCCTCGCGTACATGACCGACGAGGCTGTCGAGGGCCGCGACGCGTTCCTCGAGCACCGCGACCCGGACTGGTCGTCGTACCCGTACCACGTCTGA
- a CDS encoding calcium:proton antiporter: MTTTSAPLVTRADIVRAGLGWVAYAVLLAVGGILEPPLPGPLLVAALVVIVGVVVVCAFGVVTQAEALAHRLGDPYGTLVLTLSIVIIEVVLIAAVMLGPGEHASIARDSVMAVSMIILNLVVGASLLVGGLRRGSLGHNRAGVSTYLALLVVLLALAFALPAYVGSEGSYSVVQAVPVVVLTVGLYAFFLQQQTGPRADDFREVDADVSPAAGEAPAPAPREPFARTLREHRREILTRLGLLVATVLPIVLLSHDMASLLDDGLGRLGAPVALAGVLIALIVFLPESLTSVRAALAGEGQRVSNLCHGALVSTVGLTIPVVLVIGMLTGQRVLLAESPANLVLLATTLLLSVATFSGRRATAVHGAVHLVLFGIYVLALLS, from the coding sequence ATGACCACCACGTCCGCCCCCCTCGTCACGCGCGCCGACATCGTCCGCGCAGGCCTCGGCTGGGTCGCCTACGCGGTCCTCCTCGCCGTCGGCGGCATCCTCGAGCCCCCGCTCCCGGGCCCGCTCCTCGTGGCCGCCCTCGTCGTCATCGTCGGTGTCGTCGTCGTCTGCGCCTTCGGCGTCGTCACGCAGGCCGAGGCCCTGGCCCACCGTCTCGGCGACCCGTACGGCACGCTCGTCCTCACGCTGTCGATCGTCATCATCGAGGTCGTGCTCATCGCGGCCGTCATGCTGGGCCCTGGCGAGCACGCGAGCATCGCGCGCGACTCGGTCATGGCCGTGTCGATGATCATCCTCAACCTCGTCGTCGGTGCCTCTCTGCTCGTCGGCGGGCTGCGCCGCGGGTCGCTCGGGCACAACCGTGCCGGCGTCTCCACATACCTCGCGCTGCTCGTCGTCCTGCTCGCGCTCGCGTTCGCGCTTCCCGCGTACGTCGGCTCCGAGGGTTCCTACTCCGTGGTCCAGGCGGTGCCGGTCGTCGTGCTCACTGTCGGCCTCTACGCGTTCTTCCTCCAGCAGCAGACGGGGCCGCGGGCGGACGACTTCCGCGAGGTCGACGCCGACGTGAGCCCCGCCGCCGGCGAGGCCCCCGCCCCTGCGCCGAGGGAGCCGTTCGCGCGCACCCTGCGCGAGCACCGGCGCGAGATTCTCACGCGCCTCGGCCTGCTCGTCGCGACCGTGCTCCCGATCGTCCTGCTCTCCCACGACATGGCGTCGCTGCTCGACGACGGGCTCGGCCGGCTCGGTGCGCCCGTCGCGCTCGCCGGCGTGCTCATCGCGCTCATCGTCTTCCTGCCTGAGTCGCTCACGTCGGTGCGGGCGGCGCTCGCGGGCGAGGGGCAGCGGGTGAGCAACCTCTGCCACGGTGCGCTCGTGTCGACCGTCGGCCTGACGATCCCCGTCGTCCTCGTCATCGGCATGCTCACGGGGCAGCGGGTGCTGCTCGCGGAGTCCCCGGCGAACCTCGTGCTGCTCGCGACGACGCTCCTGCTGTCGGTCGCGACCTTCTCGGGCCGACGGGCCACGGCCGTCCACGGCGCGGTGCACCTCGTGCTCTTCGGCATCTACGTGCTCGCGCTGCTCAGCTGA